The DNA region TTCGCATTTTGGTAGCGTGTGTTTGTTGCCGAGGCTGCTTTATTGTAACCTAAAATCAGATTCTGCAGGCAGTTTTGATTAGCTCTGTGTCGATGATGCAACAATTCTCATGTTTAACTGCCTCGAACCATCCATTAATGACCTGTTGAGTTCATGTGTCTGATTGTTCTCCAGTAGCCTGACCTGACAGGTCTGTCACTCGACCGCTTAGTCATGGGATGCGCCTCATGATATGCTTGCTCCGAGTCCGATAATTGAATAGCCATGGGCCTTGCTTTATTTTGGGCCAACCCCCATTTTGTTGTTATCCGAGACCAAGTTACCTTGACTTTGgattaattattcaatttgtATGCTGCCGGGTCAGCCTTGCTTTCGTTCTAAtcccctaaaaaaacaaatgtaaaaaCGTTAGAAAGTGAAAAATCTAATGTATATTATAcgggaaaaaattcaaatattgagAAGAAGATTCATAGGattgtatatttattataaaaaaaatattaaaatggtgatatattagattaattagggttaattataattaacttgtAAAACTTGTGATCTAGtacatgagatcatgataagttAGTGGAAtacaaaaaaagttataaagccTAATTTTAATCAACCATCCCAAAAAAGTGACTCAAGTAAATCTAGATTAGTGATATGTGTTACGTTGAGACTTGGATCAAAttctttctaaattaaaaaaaaaaaatgctcatgcgataataatgtttttaaagaagcaataaaaatctGAGATCCAAGTCATTGACAtgactaaatttaataaacctGGTTTAATATaacaatatgataaaaaaaacaaaaaaaaccaacttaattcaaaaacatttttttaaaaaaatatatatttaacaaaaaaaaatgacaaataaaaatactcaagataacttaaatcattttaaaaattaatgaaaaaattatatagaaatcaaaataaaaaaatagagctcaatctccaaataaattaaatgatgaaaggtaaaattaaaaaaacacgagcttaaaaaaataatcaaggaaCCTAggcaaatcttataaatttgagTTACTCTCTTAAATTCACAACCCGTGAATTTTAAACCCAAGCTCAATTAAGAAGTGCAACTCCCAACCAATTAAgtgtaaaataatgaaattgaaaaaaaaatatcaaagtaaaaaaattagcaatcaaaataataagagtaaagtatgatatgaaaaaaaatgtatgatgaaattgtaaaaaaataaaaataaaaataatctcgaataaataaataacaaataaaagaataaggatcaaatttaatatataaaataaataactaaaggagaatgtaattgaaaaaaaaataaattttatgaattaatcaaaaaaaaaataacaattaaaagaacataGATCAAATctgaataagaataaaattaaagggatGTTGTGAAAATTTTGAAGGGCAGGCATAGAATTCAAGAAGAggatataaaagaagaagaaaaaagtcaaTAGACGTCAAGCCAAAAGAAATTAAGTTGCACATGACGTCTATTGATGGAGGTCTTGCCATCACATATCGAGAAACACCAAGGATGACTTTTTTTGTCATCGTAAACTGCTGCACACATCATCTAAATCCGACAAGACGACTCGCTCACTAACATGCAAcgcatttacttttttttttaatatatgttaaaatatcaaattgcctCTTTTCTTGctcgataataataataaaaataataaaaagccaAGATGAAAGTTTGAAAGAGCCCCTTGTGTCTAGttaaggaaattttatttttaaaggtaatttaataactttaatatgttataaaaataaaaatctaaaaatgcattttgaagCTATTTGATCGAGTTTTTTTAAAGAGCAATAATGTCATTTcacatgtaaaaaaatgaaaagatatttttataataactacATAGATCATAGATCATGTGAAAATACTGTTTCACTGTCACATTGTTTAAATGAATAATGTTTTCTCTGCTGCGCTATAGTGCTTTTTGCACAAGAATTGCTTTTTGTTAATTTCCTGCCTGGTCGTAATACAAGAGCTGTATTGTGTAAACGTGCATTCCCAAAACAAACACTCGTCACCTCAGACCTCATTCTCTGCTTTTCAAGTCTTTCtctcacaaaacaaaaatgaaatggaTCTTTCCAGGAAAGTGGACAATTCCAAATGCCAGAAAATCAAGTGGCAGCAGATTCTTGTCGAATTCCTACATTTGAAATTCCTCAAGGTTTACCTGTGACGTGTCTCCACGTCCGTGAATGAAGTGGTCCTGGCAGTAATCTTTGACCATACATGTGTTCAAACCTTATTCGTCATATCTCTCTGTCTCTGTTTTCCGTAAAAGTCAGATAGAAGACGCGTGTCTCTAGAagatgctttaaaaaataaggcaTACAAACTCTATACGTGTCCACTAACGAACATGTCTATGCACGTGTCCCGCTAAGCGCATTAGGGTTTCTCACTTTCTCTTACTGgacaatgttttttatttttttatttaaagtataGGAGTcaataattgttaaataaaaaaacgtcCTCAGCAACTTTAACCAATAGCAGGGCAAGTTAAACCTCATCAAAATGCAATGTGTTTGATAATATggtaggtttatttttttaagtgatttttaattgaaaatatgttaaaataatatttttaattttttaaaaaattaatatgttaaaattattaaattaatattttaaaatattaatttaataattttcaaataaaaaatactttaaaaaaacataaactaatgTTAAATAACATATCCATAATATGAAAGATTGCTTCGAGTTTAACTTTAAATAAGATACatgctttaaattttatcttgatgCTTTCTTTGAAATCAATCTATTAGAATTTcggtaaaataaatttgatatttttgttaaatatattaattttgactggcttaaaaattaacttgaaagaGATTTAACTTTGTTATACAAAAAATGCTTTAATCCAAATTGTCTTCACAAgcaatatataaaatcaaaattttattcaatttttttaattaaattgaaatattttcttttgtttttgtgttccaactatatttttaagaatttttttaaaaatatttttagatattttgatatgttaatatcaaaaataaattttaaaaaataaaaaattactattttaatatatttttaaaaaaaaactttctaaaaaaataatatttaatcatatttacactactaaaaaaatttttgaaCACTTGGGTCAGGTGtcattgtgtttgattttttcctctttttttgtgtttttttttttttaaacattaagaatttgctttgtaatattttttttctttaaaacactgtgagcAGTGTTTTCTcgattttttcccaaaattatctttgtcagtTGGTTAGAACAATAAAGAATCATACTAACAACACTGCTTTCCTCACTGTTCAGTCTATGAGTTTTTtatcacaactttttttttccgatgaaatatttgttcaatcatacctttagtttctattacttacCTAGCATTGGTtcacaaataatattatcaagTATAGTTTTATATGTTATCTCGTATAATATAGTAGAGGAAAATTCGCTCTTTCCTTTAGCTTAATTGACCAAAATACCCAAAACCTTTGTCGCTGTCAAAAAGGCACAGGCGGCTACACGcgcattttcttcttctctctatctctcaAGGCTGAGGCTTGTTGGATTTCCCTCTGTTCACGTTGACAAAGACATCAATCTTAGACAGTCGAAAATTTTAAAGCTCCAtttcctcctccttcctcttcGGTTCTTCCGGTCCTGGTAAGAatcccctccctccctctctctctcgatATGTCTCCGCagtaattcttttcttttcatgatcCCCTAATCACCAAACCCTGATTTTGCTCTAATCTTAATCGATTAGACCTCAATCCAAAGCCCTATTCTTTAGTTTCCTATTCTAGTGTTGTTTTTTGATCATCTAAATATTAATTAGGTGGTCATTAAAGAGAAAATGGGTAATTTCTTGTGATCTTGTGTATTGGGTTCCCATAAAATCCAAATCTTTTGTacaaaaaatctcattttgcaagtaaataaatttaaaaaaagagagagaaaagatggCTTCAGGTGTGGTTTTAAGTCCAATTCAAAGTGAACCTGCTCTTTCCTTTAATTGCATGAGTGGGGAACCGGTTCCGTCCCCTGATGAGTCGATTTTGATTTATCTCTCTGTTTCGGGGTCTGTAATGCCAATGCGGGTGCTAAAGTCTGATTCTATTGAATCCGTAAAGTTACGGATTCAATATTATAAGGGGTTTGTTGTAAAGAACCAAAAATTGGTGTGTGGAGGCCGGGAGCTTGCCCGGAGCAATTCCCTTGTTCGTGATTATGGGGTCACAGATGGGAATGTTCTGCATTTGGTTCTTAGGCTTCGGGATCTTCAGGTTATAAATGTTAGGACTACAAGTGGGAAACAGTTGACATTTAATGTGGAGCGAGGGGGGGATGTTGGGTATGTGAAGCAACAGAttgcaaagaaagagaaggaatttGATGATCTTGATGAGCAAGAGGATGTTTGCGAGGGGGAGCCGCTTGAGGATCAAAGGCTGATTGATGATGTATgtagatataataataataacaatgatgcAGCAATTCATTTGTTAGTGAGGAAATCATCAAAAGTTAGGGCTAGGCCCGTGGAGAAGAATTTTGAATTGGATATTGTTGCGTCAAGATTGAATGATAGAGAGAATGTTAGCAGACAATATGACACTAGTGAAGAGAATGATAGGAGAGGTTATGAAGTTGATAGAGGGATTGTACCGAGAAAGCCTCCTGATAGGGATTTTTTATTGGAGCCAATTATTGTTAATCCCAAAATTGAATTTCCCTCTGCAATCTGGGATATGGTTAACGCTACCATTGATGGATTGGATGTTGGATTTGACCCGATCAGGTCTATGGAGGGTACTGGAGGGGCTTATTTCATGCAGGATTCATATGGAGAGaggtttgtttctgtttttaagCCAATTGACGAGGAACCTATGGCTGTGAACAACCCTCGAGGGCTGCCATTGTCTGCAGATGGTGAAGGTTTGAAAAAAGGTACAAGAGTTGGAGAAGGAGCTTTCAGGGAAGTTGCAGCTTACATTCTGGATCATCCAGAGAGTGGACGCAGATCTTTGTTTGGTGGAAGTAAGGGCTTTGCTGGGGTCCCGCCTACACTTATGATCAAGTGCTTGCACAAAGGTTTCAACCATCCAGAAGGTGTAACCATCAAGATTGGGTCCCTGCAGATGTTTATGGAGAACAATGGAAGCTGTGAGGATATGGGACCTGGGGCTTTCCCATTGAAGGAAGTCCATAAAATCTCCGTGTTGGATATTAGGATGGCCAACGCAGATAGGCATGCTGGGAATATTTTGTTGGGCAAAGATCAAGAAGATGGCCAGACTGTGCTGATTCCAATTGATCATGGATATTGCTTGCCTGAAAGTGTAAGTTTGCAATCTGCTTTACACCATGTATCTGCTGCTTTCACCTACTTCATTCATGTCATCTctcattttagatttaattcttgcttgtttcattattattcttttttctgttttggttCATCTGATTTGAGTTTGCCATGAAACATGTCATTTCAATTGCAGCAGTTTATGGTTGGGCTCTCCACtagcattattattatcatcataatATATTAGTTGTTTGCTGCTCAGTTTTTCCAAACATAATCATGTAGTTTTTGCTTCCTGCAGTTTGAAGACTGCACTTTTGAATGGCTTTATTGGCCCCAAGCTCGTCAACCTTATGACTCCAAGACCATTGACTACATAAAATCACTGGATGCTGAAGAGGATATCGCCCTTCTGAAGTTTCATGGATGGGACATGCCAGTTGAATGTGCACGCACTCTCCACATATCCACCATGCTCCTGAAGAAAGGAGTGGAGAGGGGGCTCACCCCTTATGCCATTGGAAGTATAATGTGCAGAGAGACCTTGAAGAAGGAATCTATTATTGAGGAGATTGTCCAAGAAGCACAGGATTCCGCGCTTCCTGTAACAAGTGAAGCTCTATTCCTTGAAACAGTATCACATATCATGGATCGCCGCCTTGATGAGATTGCTGAATTAAATTTCTGAATTGTGTGGATTACATGGGTATATATTCGTGAATATGTACATGCGTCATTGTACATATGCATGGCAGGGTCACTCCATTGTCTGTATATTTCATTGAAGTAGATTACCTTCATTTCATAATTGATTTCATATTCTTTCATGACAATTAGTTGGATGTTTTCTGATTGGACCAAAGAATGGTCGTGATTCTTTATGATGGATATGacaaatttaaagtattttctttttcaactggTATTGAGGATGAAAAAAATTCTCAGTTATGTTCTTTCTCcagttttttattgtaaatatacGATTGATGATGTTTGTCAACTTATAAATTATGCTGTGTTTATATTTAGTGTTGGGAGTTATGGAGCAGGTGCGAGCTTGTCTTgtcttctttgtattttgtttctgtGAACGTGTCGGCTCTTCTTAAATCGTTTCTTCCGGAAAATTGTATTCCCCAGAATAATCAGACATAATTAGTGCTGAAAGCGTGTCTCCACTAAAATGTGGTGATAGCGTTGGACAAGTACTAATCACCCTAACCTTTTACGAGAAGCAGCATTCAATGTGTCTTGTGGTTGCTTTCGTTTTACATTTTTGAAGCTTTGTGCAGGAATCTCTGTTCTCTGATCTTTATCTTTTCTCCCTTTGATTTCTCTATGCCCCTAAACAATCGTTTGATGCAAATTTAAGTGCATCCATAGAACCATTTTAAGATCATCTCAGCAATCATAGCAGGTGCTGGATCCAAGTTCATTACAGAAGATTCCCTGAGTTTTCATAGCAATGCTGCCGCCATCAGAGATCAGAATCAAGTGGCAAGGCAGCTGCTATGGCGCAACCATTTTGAACATTTGGATTGGCTGCTGATATTGTAGAACAAGGCATTTATCATCACATTTACAATTTTGGGAAAACCCAGTAAGTTCAAAAAAGATTTCTAATTCACCAGCTGTTGGGTCACACGTTATAATTCGAGTTTATatattatgtatttaaatttataattgatattatttaaaattctagcatgtatactaataataaaaatatttatgtttaaattaaaacaaatgagGGTATTTACTTATTGAAACActttaaagtaataaaaattttattgttgtcaataataaattacttacttttaaagttttattgctTCTTATTTATGCAACTAGAATGTTTGCAATATGTTTTCTAAGATTTTAGCGACGCCACCTTAATTTAAATACACttctaaattaaagtttttaaactaGAGATTATATAActcaaaatctttcaataagATGAAACTAATGTCTAAACTTAGGACGAAAACCAAAGCATATAAGgaagaaaacattaaaatataaagcgaggaaagttaaaaaaatatttatataaaaaaaaacaccttattttaaactctttttttaacctccttttttataataaattttgaaagctaaaaggttaaagaattaattttcatcATTCGAACTTTAATTGATTactataaatcaagaattaaatatgAATATAACAGTCATAACCCTGAATATTTTTTgctataaaaactatttatatttgtataaaatacTTATTAAAGGCGAAGaagaatgaataaaataataaatgacaAAAGAATAATTCAGCCAAATCTTTTTTAGTGTTTGACAatattttgaaagtgtttttgaaaaaaaatttaaaaaattattttttttatttcaaattaatattttattgatatttttaaattattttaatgtattaatattaaaaataatttttaaaattaaaaaaatattattttaatatatcttaacATTCACATTCaatcattgtaattttttttttcctctccccCTGTTCTGGTACAAATTTTTAGCTGCAAGTGACAGTAGTACACTCTAGACTCCAGGAATTCTCTAATATTGCTAAGATGGTCACACGTGGCAATTCttgtaagtaaaaaaaaagacgaAACGCTGcgagtaattaaaaaaatgtaacggccatttttttaaaattagtacttgattcttcttttctcttctcattCATCCCCATCTCAATCAACCTGCAACAGAAATGCAGTTCAAAAGGGCAGAATCTGGTGAGGGGGGCTTTGGTGAAAGCGCGGGGTAGGCGGCAAATGGccgagagaagagagagaaacggAGGATAGAGATGATGCGAGTAGACGACTAGAAGAGAAAACCTGCACTTTCTATATACATGGCTAATAACATAAATATAGTATCCATTACAAACTTTAAGAACATAATGAAACCTGATATTTCAAACTTTAAGAACACGAATAAATTTCAAGTCAAGTTTAATAAGGTAGAGTTGTATCCATTACACTTCCCAAACctgacttttttcttttaggttTTACTTGAACCTTAACTATCCATAAAATATTCTACCCATTCGAATCGGTTTGAGTCGGTATACATCAGATTCGAGTGAAATTGTCACTTCTATGGGTCACTAAACCAAAGTAATGTCAGGTGCTACAGAGGCAGAACAGTCCTTATGGTGCATATTCATGCAAACTTGAGGACCCAAGTGAAAGAGATTCTTTATTGAGAGTGGATTGAGGTTGCAAGGAAGTATGGATTAGCACCAGCTCCAGCCATGTACAAATCCATCTTCAAAGGCAAAAAGGAGTGGAATTGGACTTATTCCATTAAAAAGACTATAGGAGCTCGATGCCAAAGATTTCCCCACCATCTGTGCAATTTCATGTAACTGCAACACGCTGAAACAGATTGATTTTGGAAGAACATGGGATCGCGAGTAAGCAGGATTGGAGAAGATTCCTCTGCCTGTAGCTGTGTGATACACGTTATAGAAGGCTCCACGGGGTCCTTGAATTCTTAAGCAGTTAATCGCTGTTACCCATCACTGAATCTCATGGTTAGGCTGAAATCTTCATTTCTTGCCAGGCTTCCTCAGCTTTCGCTTCGACCTTCTCCTGAAAACAGAACAATTAGGAAACAAAAAACgggctatttttttaatttttttttgcaaaattattcAAAACGTTTTGTTATCTTGTCCTTCAAGACACCATCCTCAAActtttcaaatctattttttggCTGCGACATAAGCCAGAATCATAAGTACCTTCTTGACCTGGTTGCTTGGCCACCAACACCAAAGACACCTTTCATTAGCGAGTTTATATCAACAGATCGCTCTCCCATGAGCTTGTCATGGTATATCTTGCTACCAATTTCAGCAACTTGTTCTTCAACCTCTTCTAGCATCTGGTCAACATTCAGCTGTAGCTCCCCTTTCCTGATGACAGTAACGCCAAAACCATTTGCTCTGGCTTCCCGAAAGGCATCCTATCAAAGATAAACCAAGTTTAAAAGGACAGAAAACAAGATTTTCACATCAAAGCAGTAAAGGATTCATGAACAAGAAAACACAACCCCATAACCTTTCTACAtggaattaaaaacaaaatcagacaTCTTGCAGTCAGCAGTCTTGATATATTCTCAACCTACAgaacaaaataactaaaaagcaCAAGGTGTTGTGGACAAGATTGTTTTCATCCAGATTTTTGGTTTATTAGTTGCGAGTGCAGATGATATTCTTCTGGACTCCAAGTGTAGAACTCAGAAAAACCTTTATGGATGCAACACTTGCAAATACACAAATGCTCAAATGGTAGATCCATTTTAGCAGGCTAGATGATTTTCAAAAAGCAGCTAATAAGAGGGTTTGGCTTATCCCCTTTACCACTCAAATGGACCATGCTTtatcctctctctcttcaactTCATGATTTGGTCAAGAAAgggaatttttatatttggaaaCAGAAAACCTTTACCTTGGGTGGCCTTGGAACCACAAAGGCATGGCCAGTTCCAACCATATCCATGTGAGCCTGAATAATGCAACAAAGGCTTTTGCAATCACCAGCATCCTCAAATGCGATCACGTGACATGGTTTTGGTTCCAATTCAAGATCTGCAGCCATCTCCAATGAATAAAATCCTATTTTCTGCTCTCCATTTTCAATTGTGTATAATTCAATGCACTGGCACAAAGAAACCCAAGTAGTTAACAATCATGCAAGCATACAATGTCATGAACATGATCTTTAATGGACCATGTAGCATCAGCAGACAAAGAGTAATGTTTATCGTACATGATATCTGATGCCAAATTATGTACTaaagtaaagataaaatcaGAATACTAAGAAGTGCATCACAtaaatgttatattaaaaagtatACTTAGGATAAGGAGCAAAACAATAATCTAGCTTAACACAGTATTATCATCTTAACGTGCATGagcaccaaaaaagaaaaattatcctGGCATGCCTGCCTTCTTTGTTTGAATGTCACAAAACTTCGACAACCACAGAAAAGAACAGCAAATGAATATTACACACTCACCAGAACATGTGGAAGATCTAACCACCATAAgtaatcttcttctttctcttctgcaTATTCACGGTACTTGCTCACCACAGCTTGTGGTCCAAACAATTCCATTTCTCTTTTTAGcttgttgattttcttttctattaacTTATTTCTTTCTGGTAGTTTGGACATCAGATCAGCTGCTTCCTGTATTTCCTCTTCAGTTATCCATCGATCCAAATCCTTCCCTATATCCTTCATAGTAGATTTAACTTCTGGATCTGACTCTGCATTATAAGATTCCAAGAACCCACGAGACCATTTCTTCGTGTGTTGCCAGTATTCCTTTCCTGATTTTTTACCAGATCTAACAGAGCCATCACTTCCTTCTATAACTACCTTTGAGTTTTTTGAATCCATGCAGCTTAACTTCTTTGAAGCATGGTTTGGCAAAGAAGTGCCAACACTCTCATCAACTGatgatttatttgatttctgAAGTAAGTTGTCTTCATCTTTCTTCACAGGGTAAGACGTACCAGCATTTGTGGCGGCAATTGCATTCTGTTGTTCAAGGAAGTTGTTAAGGAACTGAGGATTCTTCTCTAACGGTGGCCCTTTCCATCTTGGTATAATTTTTTCTGGGGAATCATATAAGCTGATACCATCTGGAGAAAGCAGAACATAACATTAGCTCaagttctataaaaaaattctgaaagtGCTTTTCATAACATGTGGCGTTAAACTTAACCAAATTACACAAGGTGATGGAAATGCTTAACCGGCTATCTAACTGatctaaatttcaaaatttaatcattttctcTGTGAAAGGGTCCATTTAATTCATAACATGAAAAGTCAAGAAAAAGCATCgtctaaaaacaattaactaCCTGCTCCATAATCAAGATTTTCAATGTTTGAGTGGAGATATTCATGCACTTGAACCAACTTTTCATTCTCTTTCTCAACTTTCTTCTCAAGACCTTTGAAGAATTTAAGTTTGTCTTCAGCATCCATCTGATAAAATGGATCTCGCCCCGCCAACTCGTTTTCTCTAACTCGAAAAACAATGTCTCTAAGACCATCATCTTTCATCCACTCGAGTTCATTATCATTTTGACTACACTCAAGCTGTGTTATATCAATACTTGAATTCGGGTGTTGACTTGCTATTTCTTTCGCAGCCTTGTAGTTTTCCCTAAATCCCTCCCCAATCTTCTTTACTATGGGTTCAACTTCGTCAAAATTTTTCTCAATCCAGTTTTCTGTCCCTGCAGACTGTCTTCTCTCTGTAATGCTGCCATTAATGCCGTGGTTTAAGGAAGTTCTGGGCTTTTGAAGATCATGCACTCCCTGTTGGTTCTTGGAATTGTCATTCTTGGCTGGAACAAATTCCTTCTCCTTACGAGTTAAGTCTTCACATGCATTTGCAGCAGGCCCAGACTCTGATGTTCTGCCTGAAATGATTGGTTCGGACACCTTTTCTTCCACTGCCCCTCTTTGGCTTGTTTTCCCACTGAATTCTTCGTCATCAGGAATCCCCAACACAGAAGTACTTTCCTGCACTGCAGTAAATTGTGGTTCTTGGATATGTTTGACACCTTTTTTGGCAAGAAACTCCCTAGCTTCTTCGACAGACCGTATAACCCTTGATTTTGGTCTAATAGACCTGTTCTTTGACTTGCATGAATCACCATCAGGATCATCGAAAGAATGGATAACATCTCCACTGACCATTGTTTCCCTGTCATCTGAAAAATTTATACTTGAAGTGCCAGATTCTTGCATGACCTTGTTCTCTTCAGCAGATATCTTAGGATGGTATCCAGTATCATCACTCTctgtttcatttaattttttcttcactCTAATTACATCCACATCCCTTCTGTCTACTGAATCTTTATTTTGAGTTCCACTAGGAAAACTTCCAACCTCTTTGTGCTCTTCAACTATCTGCATCTCACTGAATGGCTCCTCATTCACAGGTTGCTTTTCTTCCATACCCTTGTCGAGTTCTCTAGTCTCACTCTCCCGGACTTGCTTTGCCATTTCCCTAATTGTCTGGATTTCACGATCAAAATTCATTGCATTTGTAGTTTGAGAATTAGAAGGATCCACCAAAAGCAATTCATTTTTTGAGGCTGCCTTTgctttgaatatatttttcatcaattctTGCTTATCCAACTTAGGCCTTTCCGTCAACACCATTGGTGGTTCCAAAGATTCTTGAACAACTCCAACTCTACCCTTCTCCAAcatctctctctcctttctAGACTTTATCTTTCTCCTCATCATTTCCTTTTCCATCTCCGTGCATTGCTCCTCCTTATTTCCAAAACTGAATAACTTCTTCACAGCCCAAAACGCAACAAAACCGCAAAACACCATCGTCCCAACTCTCGAGACCACAGGAATAAACTCCTGTTGATGAACAACACCATGAATTCTGTTAAAAAACCGAGACTCCACCCCATCAACAACAAACTTGGCAACAGAACTATCCCTAGGAATCACATTTCCACCTCTCTCCATCTCTCT from Populus alba chromosome 14, ASM523922v2, whole genome shotgun sequence includes:
- the LOC118041513 gene encoding phosphatidylinositol 4-kinase gamma 4, encoding MASGVVLSPIQSEPALSFNCMSGEPVPSPDESILIYLSVSGSVMPMRVLKSDSIESVKLRIQYYKGFVVKNQKLVCGGRELARSNSLVRDYGVTDGNVLHLVLRLRDLQVINVRTTSGKQLTFNVERGGDVGYVKQQIAKKEKEFDDLDEQEDVCEGEPLEDQRLIDDVCRYNNNNNDAAIHLLVRKSSKVRARPVEKNFELDIVASRLNDRENVSRQYDTSEENDRRGYEVDRGIVPRKPPDRDFLLEPIIVNPKIEFPSAIWDMVNATIDGLDVGFDPIRSMEGTGGAYFMQDSYGERFVSVFKPIDEEPMAVNNPRGLPLSADGEGLKKGTRVGEGAFREVAAYILDHPESGRRSLFGGSKGFAGVPPTLMIKCLHKGFNHPEGVTIKIGSLQMFMENNGSCEDMGPGAFPLKEVHKISVLDIRMANADRHAGNILLGKDQEDGQTVLIPIDHGYCLPESFEDCTFEWLYWPQARQPYDSKTIDYIKSLDAEEDIALLKFHGWDMPVECARTLHISTMLLKKGVERGLTPYAIGSIMCRETLKKESIIEEIVQEAQDSALPVTSEALFLETVSHIMDRRLDEIAELNF